In Toxoplasma gondii ME49 chromosome X, whole genome shotgun sequence, a single genomic region encodes these proteins:
- a CDS encoding myosin A (encoded by transcript TGME49_235470~Gene product name based on ToxoDB Community Expert Annotation.), producing MASKTTSEELKTATALKKRSSDVHAVDHSGNVYKGFQIWTDLAPSVKEEPDLMFAKCIVQAGTDKGNLTCVQIDPPGFDEPFEVPQANAWNVNSLIDPMTYGDIGMLPHTNIPCVLDFLKVRFMKNQIYTTADPLVVAINPFRDLGNTTLDWIVRYRDTFDLSKLAPHVFYTARRALDNLHAVNKSQTIIVSGESGAGKTEATKQIMRYFAAAKTGSMDLRIQNAIMAANPVLEAFGNAKTIRNNNSSRFGRFMQLDVGREGGIKFGSVVAFLLEKSRVLTQDEQERSYHIFYQMCKGADAAMKERFHILPLSEYKYINPLCLDAPGIDDVAEFHEVCESFRSMNLTEDEVASVWSIVSGVLLLGNVEVTATKDGGIDDAAAIEGKNLEVFKKACGLLFLDAERIREELTGKVSYAGNQEIRGRWKQEDGDMLKSSLAKAMYDKLFMWIIAVLNRSIKPPGGFKIFMGMLDIFGFEVFKNNSLEQFFINITNEMLQKNFVDIVFDRESKLYRDEGVSSKELIFTSNAEVIKILTAKNNSVLAALEDQCLAPGGSDEKFLSTCKNALKGTTKFKPAKVSPNINFLISHTVGDIQYNAEGFLFKNKDVLRAEIMEIVQQSKNPVVAQLFAGIVMEKGKMAKGQLIGSQFLSQLQSLMELINSTEPHFIRCIKPNDTKKPLDWVPSKMLIQLHALSVLEALQLRQLGYSYRRPFKEFLFQFKFIDLSVSENPNLDPKEAALRLLKSSKLPSEEYQLGKTMVFLKQTGAKELTQIQRECLSSWEPLVSVLEAYYAGRRHKKQLLKKTPFIIRAQAHIRRHLVDNNVSPATVQPAF from the exons ATGGCGAGCAAGACCACGTCTGAGGAGCTGAAAACGGCCAcggcgctgaagaagaggtcGTCCGATGTCCACGCGGTCGACCACTCCGGCAATGTGTACAAA GGATTTCAAATCTGGACGGACCTGGCGCCGTCGGTGAAGGAGGAGCCGGACCTGATGTTTGCCAAGTGCATCGTGCAGGCGGGGACAGACAAGGGGAACTTGACCTGCGTCCAGATCGATCCACCGGGCTTCGACGAACCGTTCGAAGTACCGCAGGCGAATGCGTGGAATGTGAACAGCCTGATCGACCCCATGACGTACGGAGACATCGGCATGTTGCCTCACACGAACATTCCTTGcgtcctcgacttcctcaaGGTGCGCTTCATGAAGAATCAAATCTACACGACTGCGGACCCGCTCGTCGTTGCCATCAATCCCTTCCGCGACCTCGGGAACACCACGCTCGACTGGATTGTTCGATACAGAGACACTTTCGACCTCTCCAAACTCGCGCCCCATGTTTTCTACACCGCCCGACGCGCGCTCGACAACCTCCACGCCGTCAACAAGTCGCAAACGATCATCGTGTCCG GTGAGTCTGGCGCGGgcaagacagaggcgacgaagcagatTATGAGGTATTTTGCGGCGGCGAAGACGGGGTCGATGGATTTGCGGATTCAGAACGCGATCATGGCGGCGAATCCAGTGCTTGAGGCATTTGGAAATGCGAAGACGATTCGCAACAACAACTCGTCGCGTTTCGGACGCTTCATGCAGCTGGATGTGGGTCGCGAAGGAGGCATCAAGTTTGGCTccgtcgtcgcctttctcctggAAAAGTCGCGTGTTCTCACGCAGGACGAACAGGAGCGGTCGTACCACATCTTCTACCAAATGTGCAAGGGGGCGGACGCGGCGATGAAGGAGCGCTTCCATATCCTGCCGCTCTCGGAGTACAAGTACATCAATCCGTTGTGCCTGGACGCGCCAGGGATCGACGACGTCGCGGAGTTCCACGAAGTCTGCGAGTCGTTCCGGTCGATGAATCTGACGGAGGACGAAGTCGCGAGCGTGTGGAGCATCGTGAGTGGAGTGCTGCTGCTCGGCAACGTCGAGGTGACAGCGACGAAGGATGGGGGGATCGACGACGCCGCGGCGATCGAGGGGAAGAACTTGGAGGTTTTCAAAAAGGCCTGCGGgctgctcttcctcgacgCGGAGCGCATTCGCGAAGAGCTGACGGGGAAGGTTTCGTATGCGGGGAATCAGGAGATCCGCGGCCGGTGGAAgcaggaagacggagacatgCTCAAGTCGTCGCTCGCGAAGGCGATGTACGACAAGTTGTTCATGTGGATCATTGCCGTGTTGAACCGCAGCATCAAGCCTCCGGGCGGCTTCAAGATCTTCATGGGCATGCTCGACATCTTCGGCTTCGAAGTCTTCAAGAACAACTCGCTGGAGCAGTTCTTCATCAACATCACGAACGAAATGCTGCAGAAGAACTTCGTCGACATCGTCTTCGACCGCGAGAGCAAGCTGTATCGTGACGAGGGTGTCTCCTCCAAGGAGTTGATTTTCACCTCGAACGCAGAAGTGATCAAGATCTTGACGGCGAAGAACAACTCGGTGCTCGCTGCGCTCGAGGACCAGTGCCTCGCCCCTGGAGGCAGCGACGAAAAGTTCCTCTCGACCTGCAAGAACGCGCTGAAAGGAACCACCAAGTTCAAGCCTGCGAAGGTCTCTCCGAACATCAATTTCCTCATCTCGCACACTGTCGGCGACATCCAGTACAACGCCGAAGGCTTCCTCTTCAAAAACAAAGATGTCCTGCGAGCAGAAATCATGGAAATCGTGCAGCAAAGCAAGAACCCCGTCGTCGCGCAACTCTTCGCTGGCATCGTCatggagaaggggaagatgGCCAAGGGACAACTGATTGGGTCGCAGTTCCTCTCGCAGCTGCAGAGCCTCATGGAACTTATCAAC AGCACCGAGCCTCACTTCATTCGCTGCATCAAGCCGAACGACACGAAGAAGCCCCTCGACTGGGTGCCGTCGAAAATGCTCATTCAGCTCCACGCGCTCTCCGTCCTCGAGGCTCTTCAGCTCCGTCAACTCGGCTACTCTTACAG ACGTCCGTTCAAGGAGTTCCTCTTCCAGTTCAAGTTTATCGACCTCTCGGTTTCTGAAAATCCAAATCTGGACCCCAAAGAAGCTGCGCTGAGACTCCTCAAAAGCAGCAAACTGCCCAGCGAAGAATACCAG CTCGGGAAGACAATGGTTTTCCTCAAGCAGACGGGCGCGAAAGAACTGACGCAGATTCAGAGAGaatgcctttcttcttgggAGCCTCTCGTCTCAGTGCTCGAGGCGTACTACGCTGGCAGACGCCacaagaagcagctgctgaaAAAGACCCCCTTCATCATTCGCGCCCAGGCTCACATCCGCAG ACACCTGGTGGACAACAACGTCAGCCCCGCGACTGTTCAGCCGGCGTTCTAG
- a CDS encoding pantothenate kinase (encoded by transcript TGME49_235478): MGNSLGVDVTACTVRVVSVATAPSTPRRVSAPSPAASCPFSSSSVSSPPLSSSDGSPALLERQSDSERLSKAEPLDRVQQRQKDFVHAVLASVLPGAEVQRLEHSLPCSRCMETSQRDGWRRDRDPRRLQRESRERREERTEQRSGRRGNRAVSPESRQVFFQERRGSGKAKDEEVESKETRAGYRRRRGEDGEEVESERNRTVCQCPCNSVVYLWSMEWKDMDTVLPLALPFLEKNCHIAMTGNGCFDLQKLLQKHLIMYIFPSLSSLPAAASSSAASSSASSFCCSSASAASGCEVAEGEAPRAREWEGGTAAAAARADAPVPERLSSLDETPRARCEQFESGDCFCVRRQPSSTLDSDSAIATAPLSARSLPECGAKRANGAESEDRGASEATALVARRLHAESLDDRREKARTLTITFERESVCIIEALHFLMQHFPSTVFHYEGTRHAMNEAPAAGQEADNFHECPLTPEERRGFYPYLLVNLKAGVSFHKVLAMSSSKSRFQGCQRSHLPSFPGTSPYRSFDPHSCSPSSRASCSSSSRASCSSSSRASCSPSSRASCSPSSRASCSSSSRASCSPSSRVSCSSSSRASCSPSSRVSCSSSSRASCSPSSRASCSPSSRVSCSSSSRASCSPSSRASCSSSCSLRRGEDVDDVAQRTARWWRRRSSSGFPLSWHAASSRAEPFFTSQRIGGSTIGGATFMGLCRLILPGELSPKNLLELAATGDNRVCDMLVRDIYGGSYDAIGLKSSTIASTFGKLQHIPVKYLKEYSLSTARESEEAEASRRDAKRGGQTAASQAENKGFLSPSTSCSSLCEARQSRASSSSTGRSPVSCLTQATSRGSVISPPGKEARCFSSAARRTLPVEQRREEAREAETQSEGEGEDLRTQGKARGEVSCEALAAARRSGENSREKHVRTSRSSQPCRGRSREGVVEAPTDGAAGEKRKGDEEDFENEDRPRGGDGERQDEREEEREEAAGVRQVETAADGSLRQREKNAGDTLADRGMHLCRFETALESARDMGVARWEGTRPRAMPSCSECDCCMPCEEWEHTWEDDSWSSSVLEDEEWGEEGLSDATEDEAEEEPCTASSLCSACRWPALEESVEQEKRGRGAELKARERDGEASAVEKVPGRFASCDAGKDREDVETMHGERRGDKVRDGLVYRRPTGPDIVRSLLTLMSFNVAQQAYLHATLHGLTRIALVGFLLDVPAFLASLQHSVRFWSKNRVKVFFCSLSPFLGALGASLAHARFLFASRGGHSGVCGEASASPSSLPVSELLAGKSKSEKSPSYLSTSCSASTRTSSPFYPSSEYRACFSPAKREVSALLSRTPSCFSSPFSSSAFAASWASRDVCTAPASAHPAAGPAGARLPAEQQRDAREREVQTRRTARRVDSSACLSRACRRASSAPVRARGEETDEGEDEDVAESTASHFDRRAAPAVGLPHLSPQAAFTSPSSYSSSTALSSSSSTLLVPLQCGADTPCYETDGRGGESSFSAHRSSFSSLLHAVGGANEGTLSSAASPRWSIEAFPSPQCLPPLLRSPQPPFSPSTPTSFVPQDAPFPPVSPRPVPSFFPAVSPKARPTSGGASATLHSSPYALPFDAIAEEPQEETHAASPLLLPQPLLPPPPPFLPPLASCFHVLPAREESE, encoded by the exons ATGGGGAATTCGCTGGGCGTCGACGTCACGGCTTGCACCGtccgcgtcgtctctgtcgccacAGCTCCCAGTACACCGAGGAGagtctctgctccttctcctgcGGCTTCCTgtcctttttcgtcttcttctgtctcttctcctcctctctcttcttctgatGGTTCGCCTGCCCTCTTGGAGAGGCAGAGTGACTCGGAGAGGCTCTCCAAGGCCGAACCGCTGGACCGCGtccaacagagacagaaggactTCGTCCACGCagttctcgcctctgtgcTTCCCGGAGCGGAGGTGCAGCGACTCGAGCACTCTCTCCCTTGCTCGCGCTGCATGGAGACCAGCCAGCGCGATGGGTGGCGTCGCGACAGAGACCCGCggaggctgcagagagaatcgcgagagcgaagagaagagcggacgGAACAGCGCAGCGGACGCAGAGGCAATCGCGCGGTTTCGCCGGAGAGCAGGCAGGTCTTCTTCCAGGAACGACGGGGATCGGGGAAGGCAAAGGACGAAGAGGTGGAGAGCAAGGAAACGCGAGCAGGATACCGACGCCGACGGGgtgaagatggagaagaggtcgagagcgaaagaaacagaaccgTCTGTCAGTGTCCATGCAACAGCGTGGTGTATCTATGGAGCATGGAGTGGAAGGACATGGACACTGTGCTGCCGCTCGCGCTTCCTTTCCTTGAAAAAAACTGTCACATCGCCATGACTGGGAACGGATGCTTCGACCTTCAAAAACTCCTTCAAAAGCACCTCATTATGTAcatcttcccttctctctcttctctccctgccgctgcctcctcttctgctgcctcctcttctgcttcctctttttgTTGTTCGTCCGCTTCGGCTGCTTCTGGCTGTGAAGTCGCTGAGGGGGAAGcgccgagagcgagagaatgGGAAGGCGGaactgcagcagcagcagcacgAGCCGACGCGCCAGTTCCAGagcgtctttcttcgctggACGAGACGCCGAGAGCGCGATGCGAGCAGTTCGAGTCCGGCGACTGCTTTTGCGTTCGTCGCCAGCCTTCTTCGACGCTCGATTCGGACTCCGCAATTGCGAcggctcctctctccgcgcgTTCGCTCCCCGAGTGTGGGGCGAAGAGGGCAAATGGTGCAGAGTCGGAAGATCGCGGTGCGAGCGAAGCGACGGCTCTCGTGGCgcgtcgcctgcatgcagagagttTGGACGACCGACGTGAGAAGGCTCGGACTCTGACCATCACTTTCGAGCGAGAGAGTGTGTGCATCATCGAGGCGCTCCACTTTCTGATGCAGCACTTCCCCTCAACTGTTTTCCACTACGAAGG AACGCGTCATGCGATGAACGAGGCTCCTGCCGCAGGCCAAGAAGCCGACAACTTCCACGAGTG CCCGTTAACTcccgaagagagacgcggatTCTACCCTTACCTTCTCGTCAACTTAAAGGCAGGAGTCAGCTTCCATAAGGTCCTCGCAATGTCTTCCTCGAAATCGCGTTTCCAAGGTTGCCAACGCTCACAtctcccttccttcccgGGGACCTCGCCCTACCGGTCTTTCGATCCTCAttcctgttctccctcgtctcgcgcttcctgttcttcctcgtctcgcgcttcctgttcttcctcgtctcgcgcttcctgttctccctcgtctcgcgcttcctgttctccctcgtctcgcgcttcctgttcttcctcgtctcgcgcttcctgttctccctcgtctcgcgtttcctgttcttcctcgtcgcgcgcttcctgttctccctcgtctcgcgtttcctgttcttcctcgtcgcgcgcttcctgttctccctcgtctcgcgcttcctgttctccctcgtctcgcgtttcctgttcttcctcgtcgcgcgcttcctgttctccctcgtctcgcgcttcctgttcttcttcatgttctctccgtcgtgGAGAGGACGTCGACGACGTAGCGCAGAGGACTGCGCGTTGGTGGCGACGGCGTTCCTCTTCAGGATTTCCCCTCTCTTGGCAtgcggcgtcttctcgcgcggAACCCTTCTTCACGAGTCAACGAATTGGAGGTTCCACAATAGGAGGCGCCACTTTCATGGGTCTCTGCAG ACTGATTCTTCCCGGAGAGCTGTCTCCGAAGAATCTCCTCGAGTTGGCCGCGACGGGGGACAACCGAGTCTGTGACATGCTCGTCCGCGACATTTACGGAGGAAGCTACGATGCCATTGGCCTCAAGTCTTCGACGATTGCCTCCACCTTTGGGAAGCTTCAGCACATTCCAGTCAAGTATTTGAAGGAGTACTCTCTTTCGACTGCGCGCGAGTCTGAGGAGGCCGAAGCGAgtcgcagagacgcgaagcggGGCGGGCAGACAGCCGCTTCTCAGGCTGAAAATAAaggttttctgtctccttcaacCTCGTGCTCTTCCCTGTGTGAAGCGCGACAAAGCCGAGCATCTTCCAGTTCAACAGGGAGATCTCCTGTTTCTTGCCTCACACAGGCGACATCGCGCGGCTCTGTCATCTCTCCTCCAGGAAAGGAAGCTCGCTGTTTTTCGTCGGCGGCGCGCAGGACATTGCCCGTGGagcaaaggcgagaagaagccagagaggcggaaacgcagtcggagggagaaggagaagacctGCGGACGCAGGGGAAAGCGAGGGGGGAGGTGTCATGCGAGGCGCTAGCTGCAGCCCGGCGAAGCGGAGAGAactccagagaaaagcatGTCCGGACTTCGAGATCCTCTCAACCATGCCGCGGACGCTCTCGTGAAGGCGTGGTTGAAGCACCCACGGACGGAGCtgcaggagaaaagcgaaagggagacgaagaagacttcgaaaacgaggacagaccacgaggaggagacggagagaggcaagacgaacgcgaagaggaaagggaagaagcagcgggGGTCCGGCAGGTCGAGACAGCTGCAGATGGGTCGTtaaggcagagagaaaagaacgcagGTGACACACTTGCAGACCGGGGGATGCATCTTTGCAGGTTCGAAACGGCTCTGgaaagcgcgagagacatGGGTGTTGCCCGCTGGGAAGGAACGCGTCCCCGAGCCATGCCTTCATGTTCAGAATGCGATTGCTGCATGCCTTGTGAAGAGTGGGAACACACTTGGGAGGACGACAGCTGGTCCTCGAGTGTATTGGAGGACGAAGAGTGGGGTGAAGAAGGCCTCAGCGATGCgacagaggacgaagccgaggaagagccGTGCACCGCGTCTTCCCTCTGCAGCGCCTGTCGGTGGCCGGCGCTTGAGGAGTCTGtcgagcaggagaagagaggacgaggagcggAACTCaaggcgcgcgagagagacggcgaggcaAGCGCTGTCGAGAAAGTGCCGGgccgcttcgcctcctgcgaCGCAGGGAAGGACAGGGAGGATGTGGAGACAATGcacggagaaagacgaggggaCAAAGTCCGCGACGGCCTAGTCTACAGACGA ccAACTGGACCTGATATTGTCAGATCTCTCTTGACTCTGATGAGTTTCAACGTCGCCCAACAGGCCTACTTGCATGCGACTCTCCACGGGCTAACCAG aaTCGCCCTCGTCGGCTTCCTGCTCGACGtccccgccttcctcgcctctctgcaacACTCCGTTCGCTTCTGGTCAAAAAATCGAGTCaaagtcttcttctgcag CTTGTCACCCTTCCTGGGAGCTCTGGGAGCGTCGCTGGCGCATGCTCGCTTTTTATTTGCCTCGCGCGGAGGCCACTCAGGTGTCTGTGGAGaggcttctgcgtcgccttcctctcttccagtTTCGGAGTTGTTGGCGGGCAAgtcgaagagcgagaagagccCAAGTTACTTGTCGACTTCTTGTTCGGCCTCGACGCGAACTTCCTCGCCGTTCTATCCGTCTTCCGAGTACCGCGCGTGCTTCTCCCCGGCGAAGCGCGAGGTCTCTGCGCTCCTGTCGCGAACGCcgtcctgtttctcctccccCTTCAGTTCCTCGgccttcgctgcttcctggGCGTCGCGCGACGTCTGCACTGCGCCGGCTTCCGCCCATCCAGCTGCGGGTCCCGCGGGTGCGAGGCTCCCAGctgagcagcagagagacgcgcgcgagCGAGAAGTCCAGACGAGAAGAACCGCTAGACGCGTGGATTCCTCTGCTTGCCTCTCGCGAGCATGTCGCCGGGCCTCCTCTGCGCCGGTGCGtgcaagaggagaagagacagacgagggggaagacgaggacgttGCGGAATCAACAGCGAGCCACTTTGACCGCAGAGCCGCGCCTGCCGTCGGCCTTCCTCACCTGTCTCCGCAAGCTGCGTTTACCTCTCCGTCCTCCTATTCCTCTTCAACtgcgctttcttcctcctcttcgactTTGCTTGTCCCCCTCCAGTGTGGGGCTGATACACCTTGCTACGAGACGGAtgggaggggaggagagagcagctTTTCGGCGCACAggtcgtccttctcctcgctgctgcACGCGGTAGGAGGCGCGAACGAAGGGACTCTTTCTtccgcggcgtctccgcggTGGAGCATCGAGGCGTTCCCCTCCCCACAGtgtctcccgcctctgcTTCGGTCTCCGCAGCCGCCTTTCTCGCCCTCTACTCCGACGTCCTTCGTCCCGCAAGACGCACcctttcctcctgtctcgccGCGTCCTgttccctccttcttccccgcaGTGTCTCCGAAAGCACGGCCGACCTCCGGCGGCGCTTCGGCAACGTTGCACTCCTCGCCGTACGCCTTGCCGTTCGACGCGATCGCCGAAGAGCCTCAGGAGGAGACGCACGCCGCTTCGCCGCTCCTTCTGCCTCAGCCGCttctgccgcctcctccgccATTTTTacctcctctcgcctcctgcttCCACGTTCTTCCtgccagagaagagagcgagtgA